A genomic window from Streptomyces brevispora includes:
- a CDS encoding NUDIX hydrolase, which produces MSFRLAAYAVCVEDGRVLLARHVSANGESNWTLPGGGVEHGEDPFDAVIREVAEETGCGAVVERLLGVDSRVVPAAEARRGIEHQNVGVFYRVRITGGRLRPEPNGEIVESVWTPVPEVASLRRSSLVDIGLDLEQTAPASGHVAPVPVGGLVQH; this is translated from the coding sequence ATGAGTTTCCGACTGGCGGCGTACGCCGTGTGCGTCGAGGACGGACGGGTGCTGCTCGCCCGTCACGTATCGGCGAACGGCGAGAGCAACTGGACCCTTCCCGGTGGCGGGGTCGAGCACGGGGAGGATCCGTTCGACGCGGTGATCCGGGAGGTCGCCGAGGAGACCGGCTGCGGCGCGGTGGTCGAACGGCTGCTGGGGGTGGACTCGAGGGTGGTCCCCGCGGCCGAGGCGCGCAGGGGGATCGAGCACCAGAACGTCGGCGTCTTCTACCGGGTCCGTATCACCGGCGGCCGGCTGCGTCCCGAGCCGAACGGAGAGATCGTCGAGTCCGTCTGGACGCCGGTCCCCGAGGTCGCTTCCCTGCGCCGGTCATCGCTCGTCGACATCGGCCTCGACCTCGAACAGACCGCCCCGGCGAGCGGCCACGTCGCCCCCGTCCCGGTGGGCGGGCTGGTCCAGCACTGA
- a CDS encoding alpha/beta hydrolase has product MVLLLPDGEPYSYRRPSPLSYALQIPLARTLARAGRDDGLTAHVVHYRCRGWNTTDAQLAADAEWAVDEVVRRYGDVPVCLAGHGMGGRAALRAGGHPAVGAVLALAPWLPADPDAEPEPVKHLVGRQVLLVHGTNDAHADPELSLRLAERAKKSNRDTCRFEVHSDGHALRQHHAEVTALAADFIRGSLFAHAYARPVADALAAPPPLGLRMPLAAGFGKSLGQ; this is encoded by the coding sequence GTGGTTCTGCTGCTCCCGGACGGCGAGCCCTATTCGTACCGCCGCCCCTCCCCCCTCTCGTACGCCCTCCAGATCCCGCTGGCCCGCACCCTGGCCCGCGCGGGCCGGGACGACGGCCTCACCGCGCACGTCGTCCACTACCGCTGCCGCGGCTGGAACACCACGGACGCGCAGCTCGCGGCGGACGCGGAGTGGGCGGTGGACGAGGTGGTGCGCCGCTACGGCGACGTCCCCGTCTGCCTGGCCGGTCACGGCATGGGCGGCCGCGCGGCGCTGCGCGCGGGCGGCCACCCGGCGGTCGGCGCGGTCCTCGCCCTGGCACCCTGGCTGCCGGCGGACCCGGACGCCGAGCCGGAGCCGGTGAAGCACCTGGTCGGCCGTCAGGTCCTGTTGGTGCACGGCACGAACGACGCCCACGCCGACCCCGAACTCTCCCTGCGCCTCGCGGAGCGCGCGAAGAAGTCCAACCGCGACACATGCCGCTTCGAGGTCCACTCGGACGGCCACGCCCTGCGTCAGCATCACGCCGAAGTCACCGCCCTGGCAGCGGACTTCATCCGCGGCTCCCTCTTCGCCCACGCCTACGCCCGCCCGGTCGCCGATGCCCTGGCGGCCCCGCCGCCGCTGGGGTTGCGGATGCCACTGGCGGCGGGGTTCGGGAAGTCGCTGGGACAGTGA
- a CDS encoding adenosine deaminase encodes MMSPTPNVPGQDQIRRAPKVLLHDHLDGGLRPGTIVDLAAANGYDGLPESEPDKLGVWFREAADSGSLERYLETFAHTCAVMQTRDALVRVAAECAEDLAADGVVYAEVRYAPEQHLEAGLSLEQVVEAVNEGFREGERRARRDGHRIRVGALLTAMRHAARSLEIAELANRYREQGVVGFDIAGAEAGFPPTRHLDAFEYLKRENNHFTIHAGEAFGLPSIWQAIQWCGADRLGHGVRIIDDIEVAEDGSVKLGRLASYVRDKRIPLELCPTSNLQTGAAASYAEHPIGLLRRLHFRATVNTDNRLMSGTSMSREFEKLTETFGYTLDDMQWFTVNAMKSAFIPFDERLAMISDVIKPGYAELKSEWLFEQTAATSVSTSVAG; translated from the coding sequence ATGATGAGCCCGACCCCCAATGTGCCCGGCCAGGATCAGATCCGGCGTGCCCCCAAGGTCCTTCTCCACGACCACCTCGACGGCGGACTGCGCCCCGGGACGATCGTCGACCTCGCCGCCGCGAACGGATACGACGGACTCCCGGAGAGCGAGCCGGACAAGCTCGGCGTCTGGTTCCGGGAGGCCGCCGACTCCGGGTCGCTGGAGCGGTATCTGGAGACGTTCGCCCACACCTGCGCCGTCATGCAGACCCGTGACGCGCTGGTCCGGGTCGCCGCCGAGTGCGCCGAGGACCTGGCCGCCGACGGTGTCGTGTACGCCGAGGTCCGGTACGCCCCCGAGCAGCACCTGGAAGCCGGGCTCTCCCTGGAACAGGTCGTCGAGGCGGTCAACGAGGGCTTCCGGGAGGGCGAGCGCCGGGCCCGCCGGGACGGCCACCGGATCCGGGTGGGCGCCCTGCTCACCGCGATGCGGCACGCCGCCCGCTCGCTGGAGATCGCCGAACTCGCCAACCGGTACCGGGAGCAGGGCGTCGTCGGCTTCGACATCGCCGGCGCCGAGGCGGGCTTCCCGCCCACCCGGCACCTCGACGCCTTCGAGTACCTCAAGCGCGAGAACAACCACTTCACCATCCACGCGGGCGAGGCCTTCGGCCTGCCGTCGATCTGGCAGGCCATCCAGTGGTGCGGCGCCGACCGGCTCGGTCACGGCGTCCGCATCATCGACGACATCGAGGTCGCCGAGGACGGCAGTGTGAAGCTGGGGCGCCTCGCCTCCTACGTGCGCGACAAGCGCATCCCGTTGGAGCTCTGCCCGACCTCCAACCTGCAGACCGGCGCCGCCGCCTCGTACGCCGAGCACCCCATCGGGCTGCTGCGCAGGCTGCACTTCCGCGCCACCGTGAACACGGACAACCGGTTGATGAGCGGTACGAGCATGAGCCGGGAATTCGAGAAACTGACCGAGACATTCGGATACACGCTCGACGACATGCAGTGGTTCACAGTCAATGCGATGAAATCAGCATTCATTCCTTTCGATGAACGTCTGGCGATGATCAGTGACGTCATCAAGCCCGGCTATGCCGAGCTGAAGTCCGAATGGCTCTTCGAGCAGACCGCTGCGACCAGCGTTTCCACCTCCGTCGCGGGCTGA
- a CDS encoding PspC domain-containing protein, translating to MAALARPRDGRMIGGVCAALARRFGTSAGTMRVIFLVSCLLPGPQFLLYLGLWLLLPQERQSSASTTW from the coding sequence ATGGCCGCACTTGCCCGCCCCCGTGACGGACGCATGATCGGCGGAGTGTGCGCAGCGCTGGCACGGCGCTTCGGCACCTCCGCGGGAACCATGCGCGTCATCTTCCTCGTCTCGTGCCTGCTGCCGGGCCCCCAGTTCCTGCTCTACCTGGGACTGTGGCTGCTGCTCCCCCAGGAGCGGCAGTCGTCCGCCTCCACCACCTGGTAG
- a CDS encoding VanZ family protein, which produces MRQGSGGQAVIRFRAAGVSLLLAHLLLVGWLTLRPLDVPWMTAANLSPFAGIKADLTLGPAAATRRIGGELLLLAPLGVLLPMAGGRLFVSPWASLARTVAAGALISLAIELGQTGVPGQVVDVDSLILNTIGVALAHVLFVPACRARLRRRKQQRIRMLPRAGHGVPQGATPTISRVGIAP; this is translated from the coding sequence GTGCGTCAAGGTTCGGGCGGCCAAGCCGTCATCCGTTTCCGCGCGGCCGGAGTGTCGCTCCTCCTCGCGCATCTGCTGCTCGTCGGGTGGCTGACTCTTCGCCCGCTGGACGTGCCGTGGATGACCGCCGCCAACCTCTCGCCGTTCGCCGGCATCAAGGCGGACCTGACTCTGGGCCCCGCCGCCGCCACCCGCCGGATCGGCGGCGAGCTTCTGCTGCTGGCGCCACTGGGTGTGCTGCTGCCGATGGCCGGGGGCCGCCTCTTCGTCTCGCCGTGGGCCTCGCTCGCCCGTACCGTCGCGGCCGGGGCACTGATCTCGCTGGCCATCGAGCTGGGCCAGACCGGGGTGCCCGGCCAGGTCGTCGATGTCGACTCGCTGATCCTGAACACGATCGGCGTCGCGCTCGCCCATGTGCTGTTCGTACCGGCGTGCCGGGCGCGGCTGCGCCGCCGCAAGCAGCAGCGGATCCGGATGCTTCCCCGGGCCGGCCATGGCGTCCCTCAGGGGGCGACCCCGACGATTTCCAGGGTCGGCATCGCCCCGTAG
- a CDS encoding sensor histidine kinase, whose translation MSTAVRRSLLAGLRWTSLRLRLVVVFALVALTAAVSASGIAYWLNREAVLTRTQDSALGDFRQEMQNRAASLPARPTKDDLQDAAVQMASSSPGYSVMLIDERGPGKPIVGNSDLDSFTRTNVPLSLQKQVNKKQPVKAGNKYQYHLFWQRTSIRGKPYLVGGTKIIGGGPTGYMLKSLDQERQDLNSLAWSLGIATALALVGSALLAQAAATTVLRPVQRLGDAARKLGEGKLDTRLVVSGTDELADLSRTFNRTASSLEKKVADMTAREEASRRFVADMSHELRTPLTAITAVAEVLEDEADNLDPMIAPAVHLVVSETRRLNDLVENLMEVTRFDAGTARLVLDTVDVADQVTACIDVRAWLDAVDLDAERGMMVRLDPRRLDVILANLIGNALKHGGSPVRVTVRTEGDELVIKVRDHGPGIPEDVLPHVFDRFYKASASRPRSEGSGLGLSIALENAHIHGGDITATNSPDGDGAVFVLRLPRDAEALSRATEGHDAEIPDEEDDAT comes from the coding sequence GTGAGCACGGCTGTGCGGCGGAGCCTGCTCGCCGGGCTCCGCTGGACCAGCCTGCGGTTGCGGCTCGTCGTCGTCTTCGCACTGGTGGCGCTGACCGCCGCGGTGTCCGCGTCCGGGATCGCGTACTGGCTGAACCGCGAGGCGGTGCTGACCCGTACTCAGGACTCGGCGCTCGGGGACTTCCGGCAGGAGATGCAGAACCGGGCGGCCTCCCTGCCGGCCCGCCCCACCAAGGACGACCTGCAGGACGCCGCCGTGCAGATGGCGAGCAGCAGTCCCGGTTACAGCGTGATGCTGATCGACGAGCGCGGCCCCGGGAAGCCGATCGTCGGCAACTCCGACCTGGACAGCTTCACCCGGACCAACGTCCCGCTGTCGCTGCAGAAGCAGGTCAACAAGAAGCAGCCGGTGAAGGCCGGCAACAAGTACCAGTACCACCTGTTCTGGCAGCGGACCTCGATCCGCGGCAAGCCGTACCTCGTCGGCGGCACGAAGATCATCGGCGGCGGTCCGACCGGTTACATGCTCAAGTCCCTGGACCAGGAGCGGCAGGATCTGAACTCCCTCGCCTGGTCGTTGGGGATCGCCACCGCGCTCGCCCTGGTCGGTTCCGCCCTGCTCGCCCAGGCCGCGGCGACCACCGTGCTGCGTCCGGTGCAGCGGCTGGGCGATGCCGCGCGCAAGCTCGGCGAGGGCAAGCTCGACACCCGGCTGGTGGTGTCCGGGACCGATGAACTGGCCGATCTCTCAAGGACGTTCAACAGAACGGCGAGCTCCCTGGAGAAGAAGGTCGCGGACATGACCGCGCGCGAGGAGGCCAGCCGCCGCTTCGTCGCCGACATGTCGCACGAGCTGCGCACCCCGCTCACCGCGATCACCGCGGTCGCCGAGGTGCTGGAGGACGAGGCCGACAACCTCGACCCGATGATCGCGCCCGCCGTGCACCTGGTGGTCAGCGAGACCCGTCGGCTCAACGACCTGGTGGAGAACCTGATGGAGGTCACCCGCTTCGACGCGGGCACGGCCCGTCTCGTCCTGGACACCGTCGATGTCGCCGACCAGGTGACGGCCTGCATAGACGTCCGCGCCTGGCTGGACGCGGTGGACCTGGACGCCGAGCGCGGCATGATGGTCCGCCTCGATCCGCGCCGGCTCGACGTGATCCTGGCGAACCTGATCGGCAACGCGCTGAAGCACGGCGGTTCGCCGGTACGGGTCACGGTACGGACCGAGGGCGACGAGCTGGTCATCAAGGTCCGCGACCACGGCCCCGGCATCCCCGAGGACGTACTGCCCCATGTCTTCGACCGCTTCTACAAGGCCAGCGCCTCCCGGCCGCGGTCCGAGGGCAGCGGTCTCGGTCTGTCGATCGCCTTGGAGAACGCCCACATCCACGGTGGTGACATCACCGCCACTAACTCGCCGGACGGCGACGGTGCCGTGTTCGTACTGCGCCTGCCGCGCGACGCCGAGGCGCTGAGCCGCGCCACCGAGGGTCACGACGCGGAGATCCCGGACGAGGAGGACGACGCGACGTGA
- the afsQ1 gene encoding two-component system response regulator AfsQ1, translated as MPFLLLIEDDDAIRTALELSLSRQGHRVATAATGEDGLNLLREQRPDLVVLDVMLPGIDGFEVCRRIRRTDQLPIILLTARSDDIDVVVGLESGADDYVVKPVQGRVLDARIRAVLRRGERESTDSATFGNVVIDRSAMTVTKDGEDLQLTPTELRLLLELSRRPGQALSRQQLLRLVWEHDYLGDSRLVDACVQRLRAKVEDVPSSPTLIRTVRGVGYRLDSPQ; from the coding sequence GTGCCTTTCCTGTTGCTGATCGAGGACGACGACGCCATCCGCACGGCCCTCGAACTCTCGCTGTCACGCCAGGGCCACCGAGTGGCCACCGCGGCGACGGGAGAGGACGGCCTCAACCTGCTGCGAGAGCAGCGACCCGACCTGGTCGTGCTGGATGTGATGCTGCCCGGGATCGATGGATTCGAGGTGTGCCGGCGCATCCGGCGCACCGACCAGCTGCCGATCATCCTGCTGACCGCGCGCAGCGACGACATCGACGTCGTGGTCGGACTGGAGTCCGGTGCCGACGACTATGTGGTGAAACCCGTTCAGGGCCGGGTGCTCGACGCCCGGATCCGCGCGGTGCTGCGCCGGGGCGAGCGCGAGTCCACGGACTCCGCGACGTTCGGGAACGTGGTGATCGACCGGTCCGCGATGACCGTCACCAAGGACGGGGAGGACCTGCAGCTCACGCCGACCGAGCTGCGTCTCCTGCTCGAACTGAGCCGCCGGCCCGGCCAGGCCCTGTCCCGGCAGCAGTTGCTGCGGCTGGTCTGGGAGCACGACTACCTCGGTGACTCCCGGCTGGTGGACGCCTGCGTCCAGCGGCTGCGCGCGAAGGTGGAGGACGTGCCGTCCTCGCCGACCCTGATCCGTACCGTGCGGGGCGTGGGATACCGGCTGGACTCGCCGCAGTGA
- a CDS encoding SigE family RNA polymerase sigma factor, translated as MNATHSITASAVVTRLHDVGRNTEKSGSAMNGRACERVARRQHPSYMTVVDAPAAQGGNNGGSTYGEATGERQTPARDEDAEAVFTAYVRERRASLYATAYHLTGDRFEAEDLLQSALFSTYRAWDRISDKAAVGGYLRRTMTNLHISAWRRRKLNEYPTEELPETAGDTDAMRGTELRAVLWQALARLPELQRTMLVLRYYEGRTDPEIASILDISVGTVKSSIWRSLRRLREDEVLSFGRDEEESFGELVA; from the coding sequence ATGAACGCAACTCACAGCATCACCGCAAGCGCAGTTGTCACGCGTCTCCACGACGTCGGGCGGAACACCGAGAAGTCCGGCTCCGCAATGAACGGGCGGGCGTGCGAACGCGTCGCCAGGCGTCAGCACCCGTCGTACATGACGGTGGTCGACGCACCTGCCGCACAGGGCGGGAACAACGGGGGAAGCACGTACGGGGAGGCCACGGGGGAGCGGCAGACCCCGGCGCGGGACGAGGACGCCGAAGCGGTGTTCACGGCCTACGTCCGGGAACGCCGTGCCTCCCTGTACGCCACCGCCTACCACCTGACCGGCGACCGGTTCGAGGCCGAGGACCTGCTGCAGAGCGCCCTCTTCTCGACGTACCGGGCATGGGACCGGATCAGCGACAAGGCGGCGGTCGGCGGCTATCTGCGCCGCACCATGACCAATCTGCACATCAGCGCCTGGCGCAGGCGCAAGCTGAACGAGTACCCGACCGAGGAGCTGCCGGAGACGGCGGGCGACACGGACGCGATGCGTGGTACGGAGCTGCGTGCCGTGCTCTGGCAGGCGCTGGCGCGGCTGCCGGAGCTCCAGCGCACGATGCTGGTCCTGCGCTACTACGAGGGCCGCACGGACCCGGAGATCGCGTCCATCCTCGACATCAGTGTCGGCACGGTGAAGTCCAGCATCTGGCGGTCGCTCCGCCGGCTGCGCGAGGACGAGGTCCTCAGCTTCGGCCGTGACGAGGAAGAGTCCTTCGGCGAGCTGGTGGCCTGA
- a CDS encoding uridine kinase family protein produces the protein MLDTNETSGGSPVRVNASHSCPVSSQVFSTRVVLLTGPSGSGKSSLAARTGLPVLRLDDFYKEGDDPTLPLVPGSTDIDWDSVRSWDADTAVAAITALCRTGRTDVPLYDISTSSRTGHEVLHIERTPLFVAEGIFAADIVERCRSLGVLADALCLRGRPTTTFRRRLLRDLREGRKSVPFLLRRGWRLMRAERRIVARQAELGAYPCGKEEALGRFAAAAAGHCRARAARGVAP, from the coding sequence ATGCTCGATACCAACGAGACCTCCGGGGGGTCCCCTGTGCGGGTCAATGCCTCACACTCATGTCCTGTGAGTTCCCAAGTGTTTTCGACCCGTGTCGTCCTGTTGACGGGCCCCTCCGGCTCCGGCAAGTCCTCCCTGGCCGCCCGTACCGGCCTTCCGGTGCTGCGGCTGGACGACTTCTACAAGGAGGGCGACGACCCCACGCTGCCGCTCGTCCCCGGCAGCACGGACATCGACTGGGACTCCGTACGGTCCTGGGACGCCGACACCGCGGTCGCCGCGATCACCGCGCTGTGCCGCACCGGCCGCACCGACGTGCCGCTGTACGACATCTCCACGAGCTCCCGTACCGGGCACGAGGTCCTCCACATCGAGCGCACCCCGCTGTTCGTGGCCGAGGGCATCTTCGCCGCCGACATAGTCGAGCGGTGCCGGTCGCTGGGGGTGCTCGCGGACGCCCTGTGCCTGCGCGGCCGCCCGACGACGACGTTTCGCCGACGGCTGCTGCGGGACCTGCGGGAGGGCCGCAAGTCGGTGCCGTTCCTGCTGCGTCGGGGGTGGCGGCTGATGCGGGCCGAGCGGCGGATCGTGGCGCGTCAGGCCGAACTGGGGGCGTACCCCTGCGGCAAGGAGGAGGCGCTGGGGCGGTTCGCCGCGGCCGCGGCGGGACACTGCCGGGCCCGGGCGGCGCGCGGCGTGGCGCCGTAG
- a CDS encoding aldehyde dehydrogenase family protein, protein MSDGRLSVFKTYKLYVGGKFPRSESGRVYEVTDSKGKWLANAPQSSRKDARDAVVAARKAFGGWSGATAYNRGQVLYRVAEMLEGRREQFVREVAEAEGLSKSKAAAVVDAAVDRWVWYAGWTDKIGQIVGAVNPVAGPFLNLSTPEPTGVVTVLAPQESSFLGLVSVVAPVIATGNTAVVIASADAPLPALSLGEVLATSDLPGGVVNILSGRTAEIAAPLASHQDVNGIDLTGADAALAKELEIAAADNLKRVFRPLVSRDHAEKEAKGADRPQAVDGTDWSADPGTHRLTAFLETKTVWHPTGALGVSGSSY, encoded by the coding sequence ATGTCTGACGGACGACTGAGTGTCTTCAAGACCTACAAGCTGTACGTCGGGGGCAAGTTCCCCCGCTCCGAGAGCGGCCGGGTGTACGAGGTGACCGACTCCAAGGGCAAGTGGCTGGCCAACGCGCCGCAGTCGTCCCGCAAGGACGCCCGCGACGCGGTCGTGGCCGCCCGCAAGGCGTTCGGCGGCTGGTCGGGCGCGACCGCGTACAACCGCGGCCAGGTCCTCTACCGCGTCGCGGAGATGCTGGAGGGCCGCCGGGAGCAGTTCGTACGGGAGGTGGCGGAGGCCGAGGGCCTGTCGAAGTCCAAGGCCGCCGCCGTCGTGGACGCGGCGGTCGACCGCTGGGTCTGGTACGCGGGCTGGACCGACAAGATCGGCCAGATCGTGGGCGCGGTGAACCCGGTCGCGGGCCCCTTCCTCAACCTCTCCACCCCCGAGCCGACCGGTGTGGTCACGGTTCTGGCCCCGCAGGAGTCGTCGTTCCTGGGTCTGGTCTCGGTGGTCGCCCCGGTGATCGCCACGGGCAACACCGCGGTCGTCATCGCCTCGGCCGACGCCCCGCTGCCCGCCCTGTCGCTGGGCGAGGTGCTGGCCACCTCGGACCTGCCGGGGGGCGTGGTCAACATCCTCTCCGGGAGGACCGCGGAGATCGCCGCGCCGCTCGCCTCCCACCAGGACGTGAACGGCATCGACCTCACGGGCGCCGACGCGGCACTGGCGAAGGAGCTGGAGATCGCGGCGGCCGACAACCTGAAGCGGGTGTTCCGCCCGCTCGTCTCCCGCGACCACGCCGAGAAGGAGGCGAAGGGCGCGGATCGTCCACAGGCTGTGGACGGCACCGACTGGTCGGCCGATCCGGGCACGCACCGGCTCACCGCGTTCCTGGAGACCAAGACGGTCTGGCACCCGACGGGCGCGCTGGGCGTGTCGGGCTCCTCGTACTGA
- a CDS encoding aldehyde dehydrogenase family protein, with amino-acid sequence MASAFEYAPAPESRSVVDIAPSYGLFIDGEFTDAADGKVFKTVSPSSEEVLSEVARAGAEDVDRAVRAARRAFEKWSALPGSERAKYLFRIARIIQERSRELAVLETLDNGKPIKETRDADLPLVAAHFFYYAGWADKLDHAGYGANPRPLGVAGQVIPWNFPLLMLAWKIAPALATGNTVVLKPAETTPLSALFFADICRQAGLPKGVVNILTGYGDAGQALVEHEDVNKVAFTGSTAVGKAIARSIAGTGKKATLELGGKGANIVFDDAPIDQAVEGIVTGIFFNQGQVCCAGSRLLVQESVQDEVLDALKRRLTTLRLGDPLDKNTDIGAINSAEQLSRITALVETGEAEGAERWSAPCELPSSGYWFAPTLFTNVTQAHTVARDEIFGPVLSVLSFRTPDEAVAKANNSQYGLSAGIWTEKGSRILAVANKLRAGVVWANTFNKFDPTSPFGGYKESGFGREGGRHGLEAYLDV; translated from the coding sequence ATGGCATCTGCATTCGAGTACGCACCCGCCCCCGAGTCGCGTTCGGTCGTCGACATCGCGCCCTCGTACGGGCTGTTCATCGACGGCGAGTTCACCGACGCCGCCGACGGCAAGGTCTTCAAGACGGTCTCGCCGAGCAGCGAGGAGGTCCTCTCCGAGGTCGCCCGCGCCGGCGCCGAGGACGTGGACCGGGCCGTGCGGGCGGCCCGCAGGGCGTTCGAGAAGTGGTCGGCGCTGCCCGGCTCCGAGCGCGCCAAGTACCTGTTCCGCATCGCCCGGATCATCCAGGAGCGCTCCCGCGAGCTCGCCGTCCTGGAGACCCTGGACAACGGCAAGCCGATCAAGGAGACCCGCGACGCGGACCTTCCGCTGGTCGCCGCGCACTTCTTCTACTACGCGGGCTGGGCCGACAAGCTCGACCACGCCGGCTACGGCGCGAACCCGCGTCCGCTCGGCGTGGCCGGCCAGGTCATTCCGTGGAACTTCCCGCTGCTGATGCTCGCGTGGAAGATCGCCCCGGCGCTCGCCACCGGCAACACGGTGGTGCTGAAGCCCGCCGAGACGACGCCGCTCTCCGCGCTCTTCTTCGCGGACATCTGCCGCCAGGCCGGTCTGCCCAAGGGTGTCGTCAACATCCTCACGGGCTACGGGGACGCGGGCCAGGCCCTCGTCGAGCACGAGGACGTCAACAAGGTCGCCTTCACCGGCTCGACCGCCGTCGGCAAGGCCATCGCCCGGAGCATCGCGGGCACCGGCAAGAAGGCCACGCTCGAACTGGGCGGCAAGGGCGCCAACATCGTCTTCGACGACGCCCCGATCGACCAGGCCGTCGAGGGCATCGTCACCGGCATCTTCTTCAACCAGGGCCAGGTCTGCTGCGCGGGCTCGCGGCTCCTGGTGCAGGAGTCGGTCCAGGACGAGGTGCTGGACGCCCTCAAGCGCCGGCTGACCACGCTGCGCCTCGGCGACCCGCTGGACAAGAACACCGACATCGGCGCGATCAACTCCGCGGAGCAACTGTCCCGGATCACCGCGCTCGTCGAGACCGGCGAGGCCGAGGGCGCCGAGCGCTGGTCGGCGCCCTGCGAACTCCCCTCCTCGGGCTACTGGTTCGCACCGACGCTGTTCACCAACGTCACCCAGGCGCACACCGTCGCCCGCGACGAGATCTTCGGCCCGGTGCTGTCGGTCCTGTCGTTCCGTACGCCGGACGAGGCGGTCGCCAAGGCCAACAACAGCCAGTACGGCCTCTCGGCCGGCATCTGGACGGAGAAGGGCTCCCGCATCCTCGCGGTGGCGAACAAGCTCCGGGCGGGCGTCGTCTGGGCCAACACGTTCAACAAGTTCGACCCGACCTCGCCGTTCGGCGGATACAAGGAGTCGGGCTTCGGCCGCGAAGGCGGCCGTCACGGTCTGGAGGCCTACCTCGATGTCTGA
- the deoC gene encoding deoxyribose-phosphate aldolase, which yields MPTTATAFADATASDSALRRFLHGLPGVDAVGLEARAASLGTRSIKTTAKAHAIDLAISMIDLTTLEGADTPGKVRALAAKAVHPDPTDRTAPRTAAVCVYPDMAAIAVDALAGSGVKVASVATAFPAGRAALGVKLADVRDAVAAGADEIDMVIDRGAFLSGRYLKVYEEILAVKAECGRARLKVIFETGELSTYDNIRRASWLGMLAGADFIKTSTGKVGVNATPANTLLMLEAVRDFRAQTGVQIGVKPAGGIRTSKDAIKFLVLVNETAGEDWLDNHWFRFGASSLLNDLLMQRQKLSTGRYSGPDYVTVD from the coding sequence ATGCCCACCACTGCAACAGCATTCGCCGACGCGACGGCGTCCGACAGTGCGCTGCGCCGCTTCCTGCACGGGCTGCCCGGCGTCGACGCCGTCGGCCTCGAAGCGCGCGCCGCCTCGCTCGGAACCCGTTCGATCAAGACGACGGCCAAGGCCCACGCCATCGACCTCGCCATTTCGATGATCGACCTGACGACGCTGGAAGGCGCGGATACCCCGGGCAAGGTCCGGGCGCTCGCCGCCAAGGCCGTCCATCCCGATCCCACCGACCGCACGGCCCCGCGCACCGCCGCGGTCTGTGTCTATCCCGACATGGCGGCGATCGCGGTCGACGCCCTGGCCGGCTCCGGCGTGAAGGTGGCGTCCGTCGCGACGGCCTTCCCGGCCGGCCGTGCCGCGCTCGGCGTGAAGCTCGCGGACGTCCGCGACGCCGTGGCCGCCGGGGCCGACGAGATCGACATGGTGATCGACCGGGGCGCCTTCCTCTCCGGCCGCTATCTGAAGGTGTACGAGGAGATCCTCGCCGTGAAGGCCGAGTGCGGCCGGGCACGGCTGAAGGTGATCTTCGAGACCGGCGAGCTGTCCACGTACGACAACATCCGGCGGGCCTCCTGGCTCGGGATGCTGGCGGGCGCGGACTTCATCAAGACGTCGACCGGCAAGGTCGGGGTCAACGCCACGCCCGCGAACACCCTGCTGATGCTGGAGGCGGTCCGCGACTTCCGTGCGCAGACCGGCGTCCAGATCGGTGTGAAGCCGGCCGGCGGCATCCGCACCTCCAAGGACGCCATCAAGTTCCTGGTCCTGGTGAACGAGACGGCGGGCGAGGACTGGCTGGACAACCACTGGTTCCGCTTCGGCGCCTCCAGCCTGCTGAACGACCTGCTGATGCAGCGCCAGAAGCTCAGCACCGGCCGTTACTCCGGCCCCGATTACGTGACGGTGGACTGA